The Methylacidimicrobium sp. B4 genome contains a region encoding:
- a CDS encoding aminotransferase class V-fold PLP-dependent enzyme, producing MTIEQIVNDADLRSRLFPVTRRKTFLAHAGVAPITQRAVERIRMAAEEGASQEQETEALLREIEESRQVAARLLQADPTEIALVGPTAFGLNLVAQGIDFRPGDEVVFYPDDYPANVYPWMRLAERGVKLVRLEPDTLGQLTPELVLEAVGPRTRLVALASCHFLSGYLLDYRTIGAELRRRGVLFCLDGIQSLGAAPMDAAYCDFLSADSHKWLLGPLGAGIFYVRKERQDLLRPALVGAWNIRSPGFIAQPQIECEAGARRYECGALYALGILGMRASIELLLELGIEAIRERLLSLHAFLAEGLRKRGWRLLAEEFPEEARSGIVTATHDRIDLAAGVRLLKEQEIVVSLRWDRQGKPYLRFSPHFYNTHAELAKAVGVLDRGAFPGVSR from the coding sequence ATGACCATCGAGCAGATTGTCAATGACGCCGATTTGCGGTCCCGGCTCTTTCCGGTGACCCGGCGGAAGACCTTTCTTGCCCATGCGGGCGTCGCCCCGATCACGCAGCGGGCCGTCGAGCGGATCCGGATGGCGGCCGAGGAGGGGGCAAGCCAGGAGCAGGAGACCGAAGCGCTGCTTCGGGAGATCGAAGAGAGCCGCCAGGTCGCGGCTCGGCTCTTGCAGGCCGATCCGACGGAGATCGCGCTGGTCGGTCCGACCGCCTTCGGCCTGAACCTGGTGGCGCAGGGGATCGACTTTCGGCCGGGCGACGAGGTGGTGTTCTACCCGGACGACTATCCGGCCAACGTCTATCCCTGGATGCGACTGGCCGAACGCGGGGTCAAGCTGGTTCGGCTCGAGCCCGACACCTTGGGCCAGCTCACCCCGGAGCTGGTGCTCGAGGCGGTCGGCCCAAGAACCCGCCTGGTAGCGCTCGCCTCCTGCCACTTTCTCTCGGGCTACCTCCTCGATTACCGGACGATCGGGGCAGAGCTCCGCAGGCGCGGCGTGCTCTTCTGCCTCGACGGGATCCAGTCGCTCGGTGCCGCCCCCATGGACGCGGCCTACTGCGACTTCCTGAGCGCCGACTCCCACAAGTGGCTCCTGGGCCCGCTCGGAGCGGGCATCTTCTACGTCCGCAAGGAGCGGCAGGACCTCCTCCGGCCGGCGCTCGTGGGCGCCTGGAACATCCGGTCGCCGGGCTTCATTGCGCAGCCCCAGATCGAGTGCGAGGCGGGCGCGCGGCGCTACGAATGCGGGGCGCTCTATGCGTTGGGCATCCTGGGCATGCGGGCTTCGATCGAGCTCCTCCTGGAGCTAGGGATCGAGGCGATTCGGGAGCGGCTCCTCTCCCTCCATGCCTTCCTGGCCGAAGGGCTTCGCAAGCGCGGATGGCGGCTCCTCGCGGAGGAGTTTCCCGAGGAGGCCCGATCCGGGATCGTGACGGCGACCCATGACCGGATCGACCTTGCCGCGGGCGTCCGGCTTCTCAAGGAGCAAGAGATCGTCGTCTCGCTCCGGTGGGATCGGCAAGGGAAGCCGTATCTCCGCTTTTCTCCCCATTTCTACAACACGCACGCGGAGCTCGCCAAGGCGGTCGGCGTCCTCGACCGGGGCGCTTTCCCCGGTGTCTCTCGCTAA
- a CDS encoding DNA-3-methyladenine glycosylase produces the protein MIRGRKLTQEEFLPADPADRARFFLGKRLVSSSPEGRVSGLICETEAYGGVEDKACHAYGNRKTRRTRMLFRAGGVAYVYFCYGLHHLLNFVTGPEGIPQAVLIRGIRIEEGRSLVRKRRGAVPEREWTNGPAKVCEALGVNLAHNGLSLLGETLWVEDLGLTIPEKEILCTPRIGVAYAQEWAERPLRFVWRRAR, from the coding sequence ATGATTCGGGGGCGGAAGCTCACCCAGGAGGAGTTCCTCCCGGCCGATCCGGCCGACCGGGCGCGCTTCTTCCTCGGCAAACGGCTGGTCTCCTCCTCGCCGGAAGGACGGGTCAGCGGGCTCATCTGCGAGACCGAAGCCTATGGGGGTGTGGAAGATAAAGCCTGCCACGCGTATGGGAACCGCAAGACGAGGCGTACCCGGATGCTCTTCCGCGCCGGAGGAGTAGCCTACGTCTACTTTTGCTACGGCCTACACCATCTGCTCAACTTCGTGACCGGTCCGGAAGGAATCCCCCAGGCCGTGCTGATCCGTGGCATCCGGATCGAGGAAGGCCGCTCCCTGGTTCGAAAGAGAAGGGGGGCGGTGCCGGAGCGCGAATGGACCAACGGTCCAGCCAAGGTTTGCGAGGCCCTCGGAGTCAATTTGGCCCATAACGGTCTCTCCCTGCTGGGGGAAACCCTTTGGGTCGAGGACCTCGGGCTCACGATCCCGGAGAAGGAGATTCTCTGTACCCCCCGGATCGGGGTTGCTTATGCGCAGGAGTGGGCCGAACGGCCCTTGCGCTTCGTCTGGCGGCGCGCGCGGTAA
- a CDS encoding histidinol-phosphatase HisJ family protein produces the protein MLFDYHTHTPLCRHAVGSPAEYVRRAREVGLGELGFSDHNPMPTAFDDWRMGPEELPGYLALVEEARSEAGEFPIRLGLECDFLPGYEDHLRHLAQQADWDYLIGSVHYVDPHWDIDNPAKLAKWEEKPVEEVWRLYFAAYARMAGSGLFDFLAHPDLVKKFGRKPPGDLTSYYRDAVDAIADAGLAIEVSTAGLRKEAREIYPAKRFLEMAFRRHIPVLLSSDAHRPDEVGYRFDLALGLVREVGYRELVRFERRRPIPVPIG, from the coding sequence ATGCTTTTCGACTACCACACCCATACTCCCCTCTGCCGGCATGCCGTGGGGAGCCCCGCGGAGTATGTCCGGCGGGCCCGGGAAGTCGGCCTGGGCGAGCTGGGATTCAGCGACCACAACCCGATGCCAACCGCATTCGATGATTGGCGGATGGGGCCCGAGGAGCTGCCGGGCTATCTCGCCCTCGTCGAGGAGGCGAGGTCCGAGGCGGGAGAGTTTCCCATCCGCCTCGGGCTCGAGTGCGACTTCCTTCCCGGCTATGAGGATCATCTGCGGCATCTGGCCCAGCAGGCGGATTGGGACTACCTGATCGGTTCGGTCCACTACGTGGATCCCCATTGGGACATCGACAACCCGGCCAAGTTGGCCAAGTGGGAAGAAAAGCCCGTCGAGGAGGTCTGGCGGCTCTACTTCGCCGCCTACGCCCGCATGGCCGGCTCGGGGCTCTTCGATTTTCTCGCCCATCCCGATCTGGTGAAGAAGTTCGGGCGGAAGCCTCCCGGAGATCTGACCAGCTACTATCGCGATGCGGTCGATGCCATCGCCGACGCGGGTCTGGCCATCGAGGTGAGCACGGCGGGGCTTCGCAAGGAAGCCCGGGAGATCTATCCGGCAAAGCGCTTCCTGGAAATGGCCTTCCGTCGCCATATCCCCGTGCTCCTGAGCTCCGACGCCCACCGTCCGGACGAAGTCGGGTACCGCTTTGACCTGGCGCTCGGCCTGGTCCGGGAAGTGGGTTACCGAGAGCTCGTCCGCTTCGAGCGGAGGAGGCCGATTCCCGTGCCGATCGGCTGA